The following proteins are co-located in the Dehalococcoides mccartyi 195 genome:
- a CDS encoding UPF0280 family protein produces the protein MYEPRNYRNWVNAGKLIPFQVVEEESDLFILAATELKELSYFFTRKYRQEITSYIKRQPVFASSLKPLKIYADAPPIIQAMAGAADKAGVGPMAAVAGAVAEYVGKELLAYSPEILVENGGDIFVHTLSARRIGIFAGRSVLSGRLALEISPHKSPLGICTSSGTVGHSLSLGKADAALVVSGSAILADAAATAVANQVQTALDIPAALEYGQKIEGVAGLVVIKDDKIGIWGDIQLSPVSPVR, from the coding sequence ATGTATGAACCGCGTAATTACCGGAACTGGGTAAACGCTGGTAAACTTATTCCTTTTCAGGTAGTTGAAGAGGAATCAGACCTGTTTATACTGGCTGCAACCGAACTAAAAGAGCTAAGCTACTTTTTTACCCGGAAATACCGCCAGGAAATAACCTCTTACATTAAGCGTCAGCCTGTTTTTGCCTCAAGCCTCAAGCCGCTAAAGATTTATGCAGATGCTCCGCCTATTATACAAGCTATGGCCGGAGCTGCTGATAAAGCGGGTGTAGGGCCTATGGCGGCGGTTGCCGGGGCAGTAGCCGAATATGTGGGCAAAGAGCTTCTAGCCTACAGCCCCGAAATTCTGGTTGAAAACGGCGGAGATATATTTGTTCATACCCTTTCGGCCAGACGGATTGGTATATTTGCCGGACGCTCTGTCTTAAGCGGCAGGCTGGCACTGGAAATAAGCCCCCATAAAAGCCCGCTGGGTATCTGCACCTCTTCCGGTACAGTGGGGCACAGCCTAAGTTTGGGCAAGGCGGATGCGGCTCTGGTGGTATCCGGGTCTGCTATTCTGGCAGATGCGGCCGCTACCGCAGTGGCCAATCAGGTGCAAACCGCTCTTGATATTCCCGCAGCGCTGGAGTACGGGCAAAAGATAGAGGGTGTTGCCGGGCTGGTGGTTATTAAAGATGACAAAATAGGTATCTGGGGAGATATACAGCTTTCTCCGGTATCTCCTGTAAGATAA
- a CDS encoding NIL domain-containing protein gives MKTSKRIVLRFPQRLVDRPIVYHLIRDFDLAFNILKASITPDKEGLMVLEITGEREAYDKGIAYLNEAGVKIDSLNREVTRNENRCTHCGACVTMCPVDAFSIDEDNREINFDAKKCIVCGICIQACPPRAMELHF, from the coding sequence ATGAAAACATCTAAAAGAATAGTTTTGCGTTTTCCCCAAAGACTGGTAGACCGTCCCATTGTTTACCATCTGATACGTGATTTTGACTTGGCATTCAATATCCTTAAAGCCTCCATCACGCCTGATAAAGAGGGGCTGATGGTACTGGAGATTACCGGGGAACGTGAAGCCTACGATAAAGGTATTGCCTACCTGAATGAGGCCGGTGTCAAGATAGATTCTCTCAACCGTGAAGTAACCCGCAACGAAAACCGCTGTACTCACTGCGGAGCGTGCGTGACTATGTGCCCGGTAGATGCGTTCAGCATAGATGAGGATAACCGGGAAATTAATTTTGATGCTAAAAAATGCATAGTCTGCGGCATATGCATTCAGGCCTGCCCGCCGCGGGCTATGGAACTGCACTTTTAG
- a CDS encoding homocysteine biosynthesis protein, whose translation MQKTLEEINQRIREGKAVVLTAEEIVGYTREKGLKAAFKEVDVVTTGTFGPMCSSGVYFNMGHTTPRMKLGGGRAYLNDVSAYAAFAAADLFIGANALPDDDPRNRIHPGEFNYGGGYVIEELVAGKDIRLEASAYGTDCYPRRRLSSYLNIKDLNEAVLFNMRNAYQNYNVAVNLSDKTIYTYMGVLKPNMGNINYCTAGMLSPLLNDPYYRTIGIGSRIFLGGGVGYVAWQGTQHNPGVARTEGGVPKGGAGTLAVIGDLKQMDARYLVGTSMLGYGVTLSVGIGVPIPILSEEILQSTLVTDDDIVGTVIDYSSAYPNLRPGAVAEVTYAQLRSGSVDINGKNIPTASLCSYSRAREIAVKLKTWVEQGKFEITSPVAPLPGIDSGLKVRPFNERPLGDTNHHIL comes from the coding sequence ATGCAAAAGACACTGGAGGAAATAAACCAGAGAATCAGGGAAGGCAAAGCGGTTGTTCTGACCGCCGAAGAGATTGTGGGCTATACCCGTGAGAAAGGGCTGAAAGCCGCTTTCAAAGAGGTGGATGTAGTTACCACCGGCACTTTTGGCCCTATGTGTTCCTCTGGTGTTTATTTTAATATGGGTCACACCACTCCCCGCATGAAACTGGGCGGCGGCAGGGCTTATCTGAATGACGTATCAGCGTATGCGGCTTTTGCGGCGGCAGATTTATTTATAGGCGCCAACGCCCTGCCGGATGATGACCCCCGTAACCGGATTCACCCCGGAGAGTTCAATTATGGCGGCGGATATGTTATAGAGGAGCTGGTAGCCGGCAAAGACATCCGTCTGGAGGCCAGTGCCTACGGGACAGACTGCTATCCGCGCAGGCGGCTTTCCAGTTACCTGAACATAAAAGACCTTAACGAAGCCGTTTTGTTTAATATGCGTAACGCCTACCAGAACTACAATGTGGCTGTTAACCTTTCAGATAAAACCATATATACCTACATGGGTGTTTTGAAACCCAATATGGGAAACATAAATTACTGCACCGCCGGTATGCTGTCACCGCTGCTTAATGACCCGTATTACCGGACTATAGGTATCGGCAGCCGCATCTTTTTAGGCGGGGGCGTGGGCTATGTGGCCTGGCAAGGCACTCAGCACAACCCCGGTGTTGCCCGGACGGAGGGCGGCGTGCCCAAAGGCGGGGCTGGTACTCTGGCGGTTATCGGTGACCTTAAACAAATGGATGCCCGTTATCTGGTGGGTACCAGCATGCTGGGTTACGGGGTAACCTTGTCGGTAGGTATCGGCGTGCCTATCCCCATACTTTCTGAAGAGATACTGCAATCTACGCTGGTTACTGATGATGATATTGTAGGTACGGTGATAGATTACTCGTCTGCCTATCCTAATCTGCGTCCGGGCGCGGTTGCCGAAGTTACTTATGCCCAGCTGCGAAGCGGCAGTGTGGATATAAACGGTAAAAATATACCCACCGCTTCCCTTTGCAGCTATTCCCGGGCACGGGAAATTGCCGTTAAACTAAAAACCTGGGTTGAGCAGGGTAAATTTGAAATCACCAGTCCGGTTGCACCCCTGCCGGGTATAGACTCCGGTCTTAAAGTCCGCCCGTTTAATGAACGGCCGCTTGGTGATACCAATCATCATATCTTGTAG